In Streptomyces qaidamensis, one DNA window encodes the following:
- a CDS encoding DUF6338 family protein, whose product MQAPATVVQLALLVLLVLPGVTYQFVRERSRGPVPGERDLGERVLRAIVASIALDALYAVAAGPALVRLARGAGGGWDGFVERPRMVGFVAVVLFLVVPAVAALTVSLVDRQRRKARFLRTPSAWDHAFRDREPCFVRVRLKDGNWAGGWYGNRSYASSYPHPAELYLESARMMGGDGAFGARVHGTAGLCLRAEDFDVLEFVEAGEPAAVPGEER is encoded by the coding sequence GTGCAAGCGCCTGCGACCGTCGTGCAGCTCGCTCTGCTCGTCCTTCTGGTGCTGCCCGGGGTCACCTATCAGTTCGTCCGGGAACGCAGCCGTGGGCCGGTGCCCGGTGAGCGTGATCTGGGTGAGCGGGTGCTGCGGGCGATCGTCGCGTCGATCGCGCTGGACGCCCTGTACGCAGTGGCAGCGGGGCCGGCGTTGGTTCGCCTGGCTCGAGGCGCCGGCGGCGGCTGGGACGGCTTCGTGGAACGCCCGCGAATGGTCGGCTTCGTCGCCGTGGTGCTGTTCCTCGTCGTGCCGGCCGTGGCGGCCCTCACTGTTTCCCTGGTGGATCGGCAGCGGCGCAAGGCTCGGTTCCTGCGCACGCCCAGCGCCTGGGACCACGCGTTCCGCGACCGCGAACCGTGCTTCGTGCGCGTGCGGCTCAAGGACGGCAACTGGGCGGGCGGCTGGTACGGCAACCGGTCGTACGCCTCCTCGTACCCCCACCCGGCCGAGCTGTACCTCGAATCGGCGCGCATGATGGGTGGCGACGGGGCGTTCGGCGCGCGCGTTCACGGGACGGCTGGCCTGTGCCTGCGGGCGGAAGACTTCGATGTGCTGGAGTTCGTCGAAGCTGGAGAACCGGCGGCCGTGCCGGGGGAGGAGCGATAA